The following coding sequences lie in one Pelobacter seleniigenes DSM 18267 genomic window:
- a CDS encoding class II glutamine amidotransferase, translating to MCGQVGIIFGRKRRRPDERDYLREVFIRMLLHSEERGPHASGLAWLKIDGRHRIFKRPMRAHELVYEKLFQEMLGQVDNETTILMGHTRWRTRGNEFNNRNNHPIRAGIVIGTHNGTIYNADHLFRRLGLPRYAEVDSELIFRLADRFAPEGPIDQEGLKKALALCRGQMSAVLASRLDPGTITVLKGNKPLCLRIHRQHRVVLYASETAFIDFAVDNEKGWRELEVPPMTMLTIRHEDVRAIENSEFRFIPQERKGTLPEGVNA from the coding sequence ATGTGCGGACAAGTAGGCATCATCTTCGGCCGCAAGCGCAGACGGCCCGACGAGCGGGATTACCTGCGCGAGGTCTTCATCCGCATGCTGCTGCACAGCGAGGAACGCGGCCCGCACGCCTCCGGTCTGGCCTGGCTCAAGATCGACGGCAGGCACCGGATCTTCAAACGGCCGATGCGGGCGCACGAGCTGGTCTACGAGAAGCTGTTCCAGGAGATGCTCGGGCAGGTCGACAACGAGACTACCATCCTTATGGGGCACACCCGCTGGCGCACCCGGGGCAACGAGTTCAACAACCGCAACAACCATCCCATCCGGGCCGGGATCGTCATCGGCACCCACAACGGCACCATCTACAACGCCGACCACCTGTTCCGCCGCCTCGGGCTGCCGCGCTACGCCGAGGTGGACAGCGAGCTGATCTTCCGCCTGGCCGACCGTTTCGCGCCCGAAGGCCCTATCGACCAGGAGGGGTTGAAGAAGGCACTTGCCCTCTGTCGCGGCCAGATGAGCGCCGTGCTGGCCTCGCGGCTAGACCCCGGAACCATCACCGTGCTCAAGGGCAACAAGCCGCTCTGCCTGCGCATCCACCGCCAGCACCGGGTGGTGCTCTACGCCTCGGAGACTGCCTTTATCGACTTTGCCGTGGACAACGAGAAGGGCTGGCGCGAGCTGGAGGTGCCGCCCATGACCATGCTCACCATCCGCCACGAGGATGTGCGGGCCATCGAAAACAGCGAATTCCGCTTCATACCCCAGGAGCGCAAAGGGACACTGCCCGAAGGAGTGAATGCATGA
- a CDS encoding gamma-glutamylcyclotransferase family protein, producing MNIGDTAKLNTNPEDSPETILRLFVYGTLKRGYWNHQRFCAQARSIEPAVVWGRLYHLHAGFPALEVPEGLILARGTANPLADARRQQEIGTPRFGRPTGDWDLIHGELVTFTDPQRDLLPIDRLEGFRPGGHSMYQRVMVAVLCKRTSIPAWIYRMPRVETGTRLDSGVWHRA from the coding sequence ATGAACATCGGAGACACCGCGAAGCTGAACACAAATCCGGAAGACAGTCCCGAGACCATCCTCCGGCTCTTCGTCTACGGCACCCTGAAACGGGGCTACTGGAACCATCAACGCTTCTGCGCCCAGGCCCGCAGCATCGAACCAGCCGTGGTCTGGGGCAGGCTCTACCATCTCCACGCCGGTTTCCCGGCCCTGGAAGTGCCGGAAGGTCTGATCCTGGCCCGGGGCACCGCCAATCCACTGGCCGATGCCCGCAGGCAGCAGGAGATCGGCACGCCGCGCTTCGGACGCCCGACCGGCGACTGGGATCTGATCCATGGGGAACTGGTGACCTTCACCGACCCGCAACGCGACCTGCTGCCCATCGACCGGCTGGAAGGCTTCCGGCCCGGCGGGCACAGCATGTACCAGCGGGTGATGGTGGCGGTGCTTTGCAAGCGCACCTCGATTCCAGCCTGGATCTACCGGATGCCCCGTGTTGAAACCGGCACTCGGCTTGACTCCGGCGTCTGGCATCGAGCGTGA
- a CDS encoding restriction endonuclease subunit S, which produces MKLAPYPDYKDAGVSWVGSIPAHWPEKRAKYYFKEIDERSQAGDEEMLSVSHITGVTPRSQKNVTMFKAESNVGQKCCQPGDLVINTMWAWMSALGVSNHAGIVSPAYGVYRPRGNQAYDNYYLDHLLRIEGYRSEYICRSTGIRSSRLRLYPDKFLSMPVVCPPQEEQQTIARFLKAQDRLFRKFIRNKRRLIELLKEQKQNVINQAVTRGLDPKVNFKPSGVEWIGDIPEHWDARRLRTLAAVRASGVDKNTNEDEVPVMLCNYVDVYKNDRITAAIDFMKATATLEEIRAFELKAGDVIITKDSESWDDIAIPTFVPEAIPGVVCAYHLALIRPFSGEIEGEFLFRAFSSDPVADQFRIAATGVTRFGLAQGAIKGAFFPLPPLDEQRAIIAHINEKCAEISQAISRAEREIELMREYRTRLISDVVTGQVDVRGIEVPDVAVDELLAIDEDTSESDDVIDDEGDMDETD; this is translated from the coding sequence ATGAAGCTGGCCCCTTATCCAGACTACAAGGACGCGGGTGTGAGCTGGGTCGGGAGCATTCCCGCGCATTGGCCTGAGAAGCGGGCAAAATATTACTTCAAAGAGATCGATGAACGCTCCCAGGCAGGCGACGAAGAAATGCTCTCGGTGTCGCACATCACGGGAGTGACACCCCGCAGCCAGAAGAACGTAACCATGTTCAAGGCCGAGTCGAATGTCGGCCAAAAATGCTGCCAACCAGGCGATCTGGTCATCAATACGATGTGGGCCTGGATGTCTGCACTCGGTGTCTCGAATCATGCTGGAATTGTAAGCCCCGCTTATGGCGTTTACCGGCCAAGAGGCAACCAGGCCTACGATAACTATTATCTCGATCATCTGTTGCGGATTGAAGGATATCGGTCGGAATATATTTGCCGGTCAACGGGCATTCGCTCTTCACGGCTCAGGCTCTATCCCGATAAATTTCTGAGCATGCCGGTGGTCTGCCCTCCGCAGGAAGAGCAACAGACCATCGCACGATTCCTGAAGGCGCAGGACCGCTTGTTCCGTAAATTCATCCGCAACAAGCGGCGGCTCATCGAACTGCTCAAGGAGCAGAAGCAGAACGTCATCAACCAAGCCGTGACCCGGGGGCTTGATCCCAAGGTCAATTTCAAGCCCAGCGGCGTGGAATGGATCGGAGATATTCCGGAGCATTGGGACGCCAGACGGCTCCGCACGCTGGCGGCGGTCAGGGCAAGTGGCGTCGACAAGAACACGAACGAGGACGAAGTCCCGGTCATGCTCTGCAACTACGTGGACGTTTACAAGAACGACCGCATCACCGCTGCCATCGATTTCATGAAGGCCACGGCCACGCTGGAAGAAATTCGCGCTTTTGAGCTGAAAGCGGGTGACGTGATCATCACCAAGGACTCCGAAAGCTGGGATGACATCGCCATTCCCACTTTCGTGCCCGAGGCAATTCCAGGCGTCGTTTGTGCCTATCACTTGGCCTTGATCAGACCGTTCTCAGGGGAAATCGAAGGCGAGTTTCTGTTCAGGGCCTTCTCATCCGACCCCGTGGCAGACCAGTTCCGGATTGCCGCCACCGGCGTTACTCGCTTTGGCTTGGCGCAAGGTGCAATCAAGGGAGCGTTCTTCCCACTCCCGCCGTTGGACGAACAGCGGGCGATTATTGCTCACATCAATGAGAAGTGCGCCGAGATAAGCCAGGCGATTTCAAGGGCCGAGCGTGAGATCGAACTGATGCGCGAATACCGCACCCGGCTGATTTCCGATGTGGTCACCGGTCAGGTGGATGTACGCGGCATCGAGGTGCCGGATGTTGCTGTGGACGAACTGCTTGCGATAGATGAGGACACCAGTGAGTCCGATGACGTGATCGATGACGAGGGGGATATGGATGAAACCGACTGA
- a CDS encoding DUF5049 domain-containing protein produces MKILIRSTTLDGEPIPGSGETIQAADCLEVVELMRGQTPFTASRAPRDYMTEVLSGIEGGPTQPLPEDAAAAAAEFLTRLARHGLIEFLPDDKASDPWPERFLEALETVRLSGRTNMLDHPEVTRLTAEMGYPEVAEWLADHRREYATFVLEGTRPLGKNFGGKGDPAPCADK; encoded by the coding sequence ATGAAGATTCTGATCCGCTCAACCACGCTGGACGGCGAACCGATCCCCGGCAGCGGGGAAACCATCCAGGCAGCCGACTGCCTCGAAGTTGTCGAGCTGATGCGCGGCCAGACGCCGTTCACCGCCAGCCGAGCGCCCCGGGACTACATGACCGAGGTGCTCTCCGGCATTGAAGGCGGACCGACCCAGCCTCTGCCGGAGGACGCCGCCGCTGCGGCCGCCGAGTTTCTCACCCGCCTGGCCCGGCATGGCTTGATTGAGTTTCTGCCCGACGACAAGGCCAGCGATCCCTGGCCGGAACGCTTCCTCGAAGCCCTGGAGACGGTGCGGCTCTCCGGTCGCACCAACATGCTCGACCACCCGGAGGTGACCCGGCTGACCGCCGAGATGGGCTACCCGGAGGTGGCCGAGTGGCTGGCGGACCACCGGCGCGAATACGCGACCTTCGTCCTCGAAGGGACGAGACCGCTCGGCAAGAACTTCGGCGGCAAGGGGGACCCGGCTCCATGTGCGGACAAGTAG
- a CDS encoding helix-turn-helix domain-containing protein, whose translation MNEMEDRWLSITEICKYLGVSNDTVYKWIDKHGMPAHRMGRLWKFKKDEVDEWVKAGGAAEPVETDKKRKE comes from the coding sequence ATGAACGAGATGGAAGACCGCTGGTTATCAATAACCGAGATCTGCAAGTACCTCGGGGTCAGCAACGACACCGTGTACAAATGGATCGACAAGCATGGTATGCCCGCCCACCGCATGGGTCGACTTTGGAAGTTCAAGAAAGATGAAGTGGACGAGTGGGTCAAGGCTGGCGGCGCGGCCGAGCCTGTAGAAACCGACAAGAAGCGCAAGGAGTAA
- a CDS encoding amidoligase family protein: MNLKEIHYGIEIETVKRTREQIAWAIHSVVGGTVRHVGIPSSYDPWEVEDLRGRVWKVVGDASLTSVPAHLRAEVVSPVLGYDDIPQLQEAVRAIRRAGGKINSQCGIHIHIDAAPFDGRHLGNLAKIIYKQEPLILHALGISRDRLNRYTRPVSDELIQRIEQHRPRTKDQLNRIWYGYHNRQPQHYDNSRYHGVNLHNVWYRGTVEFRWFEATLHAGRIKAYLQFCLAVAAKALNGRAASSRKRDFDPQSAKYDFRVFLLHLGLIGDEFKTARKHLMANMPGDAAFKNGRPKPEDVLPDETETTTLTNEAGQVPGLTV, from the coding sequence ATGAACCTGAAAGAGATCCACTACGGGATCGAGATCGAGACCGTAAAACGCACCCGGGAGCAGATCGCCTGGGCCATCCACTCGGTGGTGGGCGGCACGGTCCGCCATGTCGGCATCCCCAGCAGCTATGACCCCTGGGAGGTCGAGGACCTGCGCGGCCGCGTCTGGAAGGTGGTGGGGGACGCCTCCCTGACCAGCGTCCCGGCCCATCTGCGGGCCGAGGTGGTCAGCCCGGTGCTCGGCTACGACGACATCCCGCAACTGCAGGAGGCGGTCCGGGCCATCCGCCGCGCCGGGGGCAAGATCAACAGCCAGTGCGGCATCCACATCCATATCGACGCCGCGCCTTTCGACGGCAGGCACCTGGGGAACCTGGCCAAGATCATCTACAAGCAGGAACCGCTGATCCTCCACGCCCTCGGCATCAGCCGCGACCGGCTCAACCGCTACACCCGGCCGGTCAGCGACGAGCTGATCCAGCGCATCGAACAGCATCGCCCGCGCACCAAGGACCAGCTCAACCGCATCTGGTACGGCTACCACAACCGCCAGCCCCAGCACTACGACAACAGCCGCTACCACGGGGTCAATCTGCACAACGTCTGGTACCGGGGCACGGTGGAGTTCCGCTGGTTCGAGGCGACCCTCCACGCGGGGCGGATCAAGGCCTACCTGCAGTTCTGCCTCGCCGTTGCCGCCAAGGCGCTCAACGGCCGGGCCGCTTCCAGCCGCAAGCGGGACTTCGATCCCCAAAGCGCCAAGTACGACTTCCGGGTCTTCCTGCTCCACCTCGGCCTGATCGGCGACGAGTTCAAGACCGCCCGCAAGCATCTGATGGCCAACATGCCCGGCGACGCCGCCTTCAAGAACGGACGGCCCAAACCGGAGGACGTCCTGCCGGACGAAACCGAAACCACCACTCTCACCAACGAGGCCGGGCAAGTTCCCGGCCTCACTGTTTAA
- a CDS encoding type I restriction-modification system subunit M, translating to MNHVIHNSIVNFIWGIADDVLRDVYVRGKYRDVILPMTVIRRLDALLEPSKEKVLGMKKQLDGAGIANQHAALCQASGEAFYNVSPFTLRDLKNRAKQQQLKADFEAYLDGFSPNVQEILDKFKFRNQIPTLIEADILGHLIEKFLDGRINLSPKPVQDVDGNEILPALDNHSMGTIFEELIRRFNEENNEEAGEHFTPRDVVKLMADLIFLPVKGDIESGTYLVYDGACGTGGMLTVAEERLTELAANHSKDVSIHLYGQEINPETYAITKADLLLKGEGAEAENMKYGSTLSSDAFPSQEFDFMLSNPPYGKSWKTDLERLGGKGDIKDPRFVTQHGGDPEYKMITRSSDGQLMFLVNKLSKMKHTTRLGSRIAEVHNGSSLFTGDAGQGESNIRRWIIENDWLEAIIALPENMFYNTGIATYIWVLTNRKSEERKGKVQLIDTTEWYVPLRRNLGKKNCEFSEEHIRAICDLVVNPVETEKSKIFPNEAFGYWKVTVDRPLRLAVDLSPARLERFVKTCTKAKEEPLANLASRVAEPLGAGPHLDFNAFMDACDTDADKHGVKLTAKRKKLLQSELCDTSEDAAPVLKKIYKPGKATPDPIHGLFEAEVNGKTCVVEYEPDTALRDSEQVPLLEEGGIDAFFRREVLPYTPDAWIDPGKTQVGYEISFTRHFYRPAPMRTLDEIKDDIYALEQETEGLLEQIVGEAE from the coding sequence ATGAACCATGTGATCCACAACAGCATCGTGAATTTTATCTGGGGTATCGCCGACGACGTGTTGCGCGATGTCTATGTGCGCGGCAAGTACCGCGATGTGATCCTGCCGATGACGGTTATCCGCCGCCTCGATGCGCTCTTGGAGCCGAGCAAAGAAAAGGTGCTCGGCATGAAGAAGCAGCTCGACGGGGCCGGGATCGCCAATCAACACGCCGCGCTCTGCCAGGCCTCCGGCGAGGCCTTTTACAACGTTTCGCCCTTTACCCTGCGCGACCTGAAGAACCGTGCCAAGCAACAGCAACTCAAGGCCGATTTCGAAGCCTACCTGGACGGCTTTTCGCCCAACGTCCAGGAGATCCTCGACAAGTTCAAGTTCCGCAACCAGATCCCCACGTTGATCGAGGCGGACATCCTCGGCCACCTGATCGAGAAGTTCCTCGACGGCCGCATCAACCTCAGCCCGAAGCCGGTGCAGGACGTGGACGGCAACGAGATCCTTCCGGCGCTCGACAACCACTCCATGGGCACCATCTTCGAGGAGCTGATCCGCCGTTTCAACGAAGAGAACAACGAAGAAGCCGGAGAGCACTTCACGCCCCGCGACGTGGTCAAGCTCATGGCCGACCTGATTTTCCTGCCGGTGAAGGGTGATATCGAGTCCGGCACTTACCTCGTTTACGACGGGGCCTGCGGCACCGGCGGCATGCTGACCGTGGCGGAGGAGCGCCTGACCGAACTGGCGGCAAACCACAGCAAGGATGTTTCTATTCATCTATATGGGCAGGAAATAAACCCTGAAACTTATGCAATCACAAAAGCCGACCTGCTGCTGAAAGGCGAAGGGGCCGAGGCAGAGAACATGAAGTACGGCTCCACGCTCTCCAGCGATGCCTTCCCGTCGCAGGAATTCGACTTCATGCTCTCCAATCCGCCCTACGGCAAGAGCTGGAAGACCGACTTGGAGCGCCTGGGCGGCAAGGGCGACATCAAAGACCCGCGCTTCGTCACCCAGCACGGCGGCGACCCGGAATACAAGATGATCACCCGTTCCTCGGACGGGCAGCTCATGTTCCTGGTCAACAAGCTCTCCAAGATGAAGCACACCACCCGCCTCGGCAGCCGCATCGCCGAGGTTCACAACGGCTCGTCGCTCTTCACCGGCGACGCCGGTCAGGGTGAGAGCAACATCCGCCGCTGGATCATCGAAAACGACTGGCTGGAGGCCATCATCGCCCTGCCGGAGAACATGTTCTACAACACCGGCATCGCTACCTACATCTGGGTACTGACCAACCGCAAGAGCGAGGAACGCAAGGGCAAGGTCCAGCTCATCGACACCACCGAATGGTACGTTCCGCTGCGCCGCAATCTTGGGAAGAAGAATTGCGAATTCTCCGAGGAACACATCCGCGCCATCTGCGACCTAGTGGTCAATCCGGTCGAGACCGAGAAATCCAAGATCTTCCCCAACGAGGCCTTCGGCTACTGGAAGGTGACGGTGGACCGCCCGCTGCGCCTCGCCGTTGACCTGAGCCCGGCCCGGCTGGAACGGTTTGTGAAAACCTGCACCAAGGCGAAGGAAGAGCCGCTGGCCAACCTGGCCAGTCGCGTGGCCGAGCCCCTCGGTGCTGGGCCGCACCTGGATTTCAACGCCTTCATGGATGCCTGCGACACCGATGCCGACAAACACGGCGTCAAGCTCACCGCCAAGCGCAAGAAGCTGCTGCAAAGCGAGCTCTGCGACACCAGCGAGGATGCCGCGCCGGTGCTGAAGAAGATTTACAAGCCCGGCAAGGCCACGCCCGACCCCATCCACGGACTGTTCGAGGCCGAGGTGAATGGTAAGACCTGCGTGGTCGAATACGAGCCGGATACCGCTCTGCGCGACAGCGAGCAGGTGCCGCTGCTGGAGGAAGGCGGTATCGATGCGTTCTTCCGGCGCGAGGTGCTGCCCTACACCCCGGATGCCTGGATCGACCCGGGTAAGACACAGGTGGGTTACGAGATCTCCTTCACCCGCCATTTCTATCGGCCAGCGCCCATGCGCACCCTGGATGAGATTAAGGATGACATCTATGCCCTGGAGCAGGAAACCGAAGGGCTGCTGGAACAGATTGTCGGGGAGGCTGAGTAA
- a CDS encoding type I restriction endonuclease subunit R, with translation MKPTDTSEKGLESIIVASLVEDAGYVQGDPQDYDREHAVDLAKLLQFLAATQPDTFEALGIDEEGPKRTQFLHRLQGEIAKRGVVDVLRGGIKHGPAHVDIFYGTPTPGNVKAAERFAANIFSVTRQLRYSRNETALSLDMAVFINGLPIATFELKNKLTKQTVLDAVQQYQRDRDPKELLFQFGRCVVHFAVDDHEVRFCTHLKGKGSWFLPFDKGYNDGAGNPPNPHGLATDYLWKETLSKEGLTDILENYAQVVEEKDEKTGKKRCKQIFPRYHQLKVVRMLLANAAESGIGRRYLIQHSAGSGKSNSIAWLAHQLVGLEHESKALFDSVIVVTDRRVLDKQIRDTIKQFAQVSATVGHAEHSGDLRKFLKAGKKIIITTVQKFPFILDEIGDEHRQSKFAIIIDEAHSSQGGKTTAAMNRVLEETAPYGGSDAEGEETVEDKINKIMEGRKMVTNASYFAFTATPKNKTLEIFGEPDPQPDGTVKHHPFHSYTMKQAIQEGFILDVLKNYTPVESYYRLAKTVEDDPLFDAKKAQKKLRRYVESHEHAIREKAEIMVDHFHAQVIGHRKIGGHARAMVITNGIVRAIQYFHAFKDYLKERKSPYEPIVAFSGEHEYGGKKVTEATLNGFPSSQIPDKVQQDPYRFLIVADKYQTGYDEPLLHTMYVDKALSSIKAVQTLSRLNRAHPQKHDTFVLDFYNDSETIQKSFEPYYRTTILSDETDPNKLHDLKSDLDGYQVYSQTQIDDLVGLYLNGADRDKLDPILDACVATYNADLDEDGQVDFKGKAKAFVRTYGFLSSILAYSNADWEKLSIFLNFLIPKLPAPKEEDLSRGILEAIDMDSYRVEVKTSLKIGLPDQDAEIGPVPTSGGGRKPEPELDQLSNIIKAFNDQFGNIDWKDGDKIRKVIAEEIPAKVAADAAYQNAMKNNDKKTARIEHDAALQRVMIDLLSDHTELFKQFSDNPSFKKWLGDTIFGVTYQQQAGQSPRGEAL, from the coding sequence ATGAAACCGACTGACACCAGCGAAAAGGGCCTGGAATCGATCATCGTCGCCTCCCTTGTGGAGGATGCCGGATATGTTCAAGGCGACCCGCAGGACTACGACCGCGAACATGCCGTCGACCTGGCCAAGTTGCTGCAATTTCTCGCCGCCACCCAGCCCGATACCTTTGAGGCTCTCGGCATCGACGAGGAAGGCCCCAAGCGCACCCAGTTCCTGCACCGCCTGCAGGGCGAGATCGCCAAGCGCGGCGTGGTAGACGTGCTGCGCGGCGGCATCAAGCACGGCCCGGCCCATGTGGACATTTTCTACGGCACGCCGACGCCGGGCAACGTGAAGGCAGCGGAACGGTTCGCGGCCAACATCTTCAGCGTCACCCGCCAGCTCCGCTACAGCCGCAACGAGACTGCTCTCTCCCTCGACATGGCCGTGTTCATCAACGGCCTGCCCATCGCCACCTTCGAACTCAAAAATAAGCTCACCAAGCAGACGGTGCTCGATGCCGTGCAGCAGTACCAGCGCGACCGCGACCCGAAGGAGCTGCTGTTTCAGTTCGGCCGTTGCGTCGTCCATTTTGCCGTGGACGATCACGAGGTGCGTTTCTGTACCCACCTCAAGGGCAAGGGCTCGTGGTTTCTGCCCTTCGACAAAGGCTACAACGACGGCGCTGGCAATCCGCCGAACCCTCATGGGCTCGCCACCGATTACCTGTGGAAGGAGACCCTCTCCAAAGAGGGGTTGACCGATATCCTGGAAAACTACGCCCAGGTGGTGGAGGAAAAGGACGAGAAGACCGGCAAAAAGAGGTGCAAGCAGATTTTCCCTCGCTACCACCAGTTGAAGGTGGTGCGCATGCTGCTGGCCAATGCCGCTGAGAGTGGCATCGGCAGGCGCTACCTGATCCAGCACTCGGCGGGCAGCGGCAAAAGTAACTCCATCGCCTGGCTGGCGCACCAGCTCGTGGGGCTGGAGCACGAGAGCAAGGCGTTGTTCGATTCGGTCATCGTGGTCACCGACCGACGGGTGCTCGACAAACAGATCCGCGACACCATCAAGCAGTTCGCCCAGGTCTCCGCCACCGTCGGCCATGCCGAACACTCCGGCGACCTGCGCAAATTCCTCAAGGCCGGGAAGAAAATCATCATCACCACCGTGCAGAAGTTCCCGTTCATACTCGATGAGATCGGCGACGAACACCGCCAGAGCAAGTTCGCCATCATCATCGACGAGGCCCATTCCAGCCAGGGCGGCAAGACCACCGCCGCCATGAACCGTGTGCTGGAAGAGACCGCGCCCTACGGCGGCTCTGATGCCGAGGGGGAAGAGACAGTCGAGGACAAGATCAACAAGATCATGGAAGGCCGGAAGATGGTGACCAACGCCAGCTACTTTGCCTTCACCGCGACCCCAAAGAACAAGACCCTGGAGATCTTCGGCGAGCCGGACCCGCAACCCGACGGCACAGTAAAGCATCACCCGTTCCACAGCTACACCATGAAACAGGCCATCCAGGAGGGCTTCATCCTCGATGTGCTGAAGAACTACACCCCGGTTGAGAGTTATTACCGCCTGGCCAAGACCGTGGAGGACGACCCGCTCTTCGACGCCAAGAAAGCCCAGAAGAAGCTGCGTCGCTATGTGGAGTCCCACGAGCATGCCATCCGCGAGAAGGCCGAGATCATGGTGGACCACTTCCACGCCCAGGTGATCGGCCATCGCAAGATCGGCGGCCATGCCCGGGCCATGGTCATCACCAACGGCATTGTGCGGGCCATCCAGTATTTCCACGCCTTCAAGGATTACCTCAAGGAGCGCAAGAGCCCTTACGAGCCCATCGTGGCTTTTTCCGGGGAGCACGAGTACGGCGGCAAAAAGGTCACTGAGGCGACCCTGAACGGCTTTCCCAGCAGTCAGATCCCGGACAAGGTTCAGCAGGACCCGTACCGCTTCCTGATCGTCGCCGACAAGTATCAGACCGGCTACGACGAACCACTGCTGCACACCATGTACGTGGACAAGGCGCTTTCCAGCATCAAGGCGGTGCAGACCCTCTCGCGGCTCAATCGCGCCCATCCGCAGAAGCACGACACTTTTGTGCTCGATTTCTACAACGACTCGGAGACCATCCAGAAGTCGTTCGAGCCCTATTACCGGACCACCATCCTCAGTGACGAGACCGACCCCAACAAGCTCCATGATCTGAAGTCGGATCTGGACGGCTACCAGGTCTATTCGCAAACGCAAATCGACGACCTGGTGGGGCTCTACCTGAACGGCGCGGACCGCGACAAGCTCGACCCGATCCTGGATGCCTGCGTGGCCACCTACAACGCCGATCTCGATGAAGACGGCCAGGTGGACTTCAAGGGCAAGGCCAAGGCTTTCGTCCGCACCTACGGCTTTCTGTCCTCGATTCTGGCGTACTCGAATGCCGACTGGGAAAAGCTGTCGATCTTTCTGAATTTCCTGATCCCGAAACTCCCCGCGCCCAAGGAAGAGGACCTGTCCCGGGGCATCCTGGAGGCCATCGACATGGACAGCTACCGTGTCGAGGTGAAAACCAGCCTGAAGATTGGCCTTCCGGATCAGGATGCCGAAATCGGACCGGTGCCGACCAGCGGCGGCGGCCGCAAACCGGAACCTGAGCTGGACCAACTGAGCAACATCATCAAGGCGTTCAACGACCAGTTCGGCAACATCGATTGGAAGGACGGCGACAAGATCCGCAAGGTTATCGCCGAGGAGATCCCGGCCAAGGTGGCGGCGGACGCGGCCTACCAGAACGCCATGAAGAACAACGACAAGAAGACCGCCCGGATTGAGCACGACGCCGCGCTACAGCGCGTCATGATCGACCTCCTGTCCGACCATACCGAACTGTTCAAGCAGTTCAGCGACAACCCGTCTTTCAAGAAGTGGCTGGGCGACACCATTTTCGGCGTGACCTACCAGCAACAGGCCGGACAATCGCCGAGAGGAGAGGCGCTGTGA
- a CDS encoding response regulator transcription factor gives MRILVVEDDKQTLQFIAKGLRQEGFAVDLASNGEDGLHFALTEPYDAAVVDVMLPKLDGLALIDEMRSNRVHTPVIVLSAKGSVDDRIKGLQAGGDDYLVKPFAFSELVARLQALIRRATREDAPTFLSVGNLEMDLVKRKVFRDGVSIDLQPKEFALLEYLMRNMGRVVSKTMIMEHVWDYNFDPRTTVVEARVCRLRDKVDRPFGNDLIHTVRGVGYVLEERA, from the coding sequence GTGAGGATTCTTGTCGTTGAAGACGACAAACAAACCCTGCAATTCATTGCCAAGGGATTACGACAGGAAGGCTTCGCCGTGGACCTTGCCTCCAATGGCGAAGACGGACTTCATTTCGCCCTTACAGAGCCTTATGACGCTGCGGTGGTCGACGTGATGTTGCCCAAATTGGATGGTCTGGCCCTGATAGACGAAATGCGCAGCAACCGGGTTCATACCCCGGTTATCGTTTTAAGCGCCAAGGGTTCGGTGGATGACCGTATCAAGGGGTTACAGGCGGGAGGCGACGATTATCTGGTAAAGCCCTTCGCTTTCTCGGAGTTGGTCGCGCGTCTTCAGGCTCTCATCAGAAGGGCTACTCGAGAGGATGCACCGACGTTTCTCTCCGTCGGCAATCTCGAAATGGATTTGGTGAAGCGAAAGGTCTTTCGTGACGGGGTTTCAATCGATTTGCAACCCAAGGAATTCGCCTTGCTGGAGTATTTGATGAGGAACATGGGCCGGGTTGTATCGAAAACGATGATCATGGAGCACGTTTGGGATTACAACTTCGATCCTCGGACCACAGTGGTGGAAGCTCGCGTATGCCGGCTGCGGGACAAGGTCGACCGCCCATTCGGGAACGACCTTATCCACACAGTCAGGGGAGTCGGCTATGTTCTGGAAGAGCGGGCGTAG